Below is a window of Streptomyces genisteinicus DNA.
GCGACCGGCGACCGGCGTCCGGCAGTCCGCCCCGGGTCAGGCGTCGGCCGGCGGGAGTTGCTGCTCGGTCCAGATCGTCTTGCCGTGGGCGGTGTACCTGCTGCCCCAGCGGTGGGTGAGCTGCGCGATCAGGAACAGTCCGCGGCCGCCCTCGTCGGTGAGCCGGGCGCGGCGCAGATGGGGCTGGGTCTGGCTGGGGTCGGAGACCTCCACGACGAGGCGCCGGTCGCGGATGAGCCGCACGCCGACGGGGCCGCCGGCGTAGCGGATGGCGTTGGTGACGAGTTCGCTGACGATCAGTTCGGTGGTGAACGCCAGTGCCTCCAGTCCCCAGGCGGCGAGGCGGTCGGCGACCTGCGCACGGGCCTCGGCCACCACCTTGCCGTCGGCGGGGAACTCCCACGAGGCGACGGACTCCGGCGGTGTCACGGCGAGCCGGGCGAGCAGCAGGGCGGCGTCGTCGTCCGGCGGGTCGGCGAGGAAGGGGACGAGGACGGTGCGGCCGATCTCCGCCACGGGACGGGACCCGTCCGCCGACGCCCGGCGCAGGTGCTCCGCCACCCGCACGGTGCCGTCCGTCTCCCGCGCCGAGAGCGATCCGGCGGTGAAGGCGAGCAGATCGCCCTGGCCCAGGGCGAGTTCGACGGGTTCGAAGGGAGCGCCGCCGAGCCCGAGCGCCGGTCCCGCGGGCACGTCCACGGAATCCGTCCCCCCGGATGCGCCGGCGAGCAGCGGCGGCGCGTGACCGGCGCTGGCGACCAGGCAGTGGGCGGTGACGGGGTCGTAGACCGCGTACAGGCAGGTGGCTCCGCGGACCGATCCCTCCGAGTCGCCGGGCGGTTCGTCCTCGGCGAGGCGTACGACGAGGTCGTCGAGGTGGGTCAGCAGTTCGTCGGGCGGCGGGTCGAGGTCCGACAGGGTGCGGACGGCGGTGCGCAGGCTGCCCATGGCGGCGGCCGCGCCGAGCCCGTGCCCGCGGACCGTGCCCACCACGAACGCCACGCGCGCCGACGACAGGGTGATGACGTCGAACCAGCTGCCTCCGGTGCCGGCGACCGTCCGGCCGGGCACGTAGATGCCGGCGGTCTCGGCCGCGGTGAGCTTGAGCACGGGCCGGGGCAGCAGGCTCCGCTGGAGGGATTCGGCGGTACGGCGTTCGCGGGTGTAGCGGCGGGCGTTGTCGATGGCGAGGCCCGCGCGGGAGGCGATGTCCTCGGCGACGGAGGCGTCGAGGGCGTCGAAGGGCGCCCGGTCGCCGGCGCGCCAGAGTCCGACGGCGCCGAGCACCTGGCCGCGGGCCTGGAGGGGCACCACCATCAGTGAGGCGGCCCGGTCGGCGAGGAGCAGCCGCACCCGGTCGGGGTCGTCCGCGATCCTGGGCCGGAGGGTGTCGAGATCGGCGACGATCACGGCGGATCCGAGGCGGAGCCGCTCGCTCTCGTAGCCCCGGACCCGCAGGATCTCGCCCTGCTGGTAGAGCTCGGCCGGCCAGACGCCGTCGGAGGCGGCCGCCGCCACCCGCCGCAGCGGCGCCCCGGGGGCGAACTCGCCCGGCTCCTCCCCCACCAGCACGGTCTCGGTGATGTCCACGGACGCGAGGTCGGCGAAGGCCGGCACCAGGAGGTCGGCGAGCACCTGGGCGTTGCGGCCGGTCTCCAGTGAACGGCCCAGCGCGGAGGCGGCGGTGGCGACGAGGGCGGAGCGGCGCTGTGCGCGTTCTTCCTCGGTGACGTCGGTGAAGGTGACGGCGACACCGTGGACGGCGCCCGCCTCGCCGGTGAGGCGCAGTGCCGACAGGGAGATGGTGCGGTCGCTGTGCGGCGCCTGGACCAGCCGGGCGGGGGTGACGAAGTCGACGAGCGGGACTCCCGTGCCGGCCACCCGGCGGAGCTGGGTCTCGATGACGGCGGCGTCGTGCGGGACCAGGAGTTCGTGGAGGCGGCGCCCGATGGCGCTGCCGTCGCCGCCGGCGTCGACCAGCCGCTGGAGGTCCTCGGGCAGGGGGTTGATGCGCAGCACCCGCAGTTCCTCGTCGTGGATGGCGAGGCCGATGCCGGACTGGGAGGTCAGCGCCCGCATCAGGGCCTCGTCCTGTTCGCGGCGGGCGACGGTGCCGGCGGGCACGAGGCGCAGCAGTCCGCGGGCGTCTCCCCGGCCCTCGACGGGCAGCAGCGCGCACAGGACGCTCTCCTGACGGCCCTTGAGCACGGCGTTCTCCGAGACGGGGCAGGTCTCGGGCTCCCGGGTCCGCAGCCGCGGCCAGACGGCCGGATCGTCGAAGAGTTCTCCGGCCGTGCGGCCGGTGAGTGCCGACGCGGGTTCGCCGATCAGGGCGGCGGCGGCCGCGGTGCAGGACAGGACGGTGTCGTCGGCGCCGACCACGAGCAGGGCGCAGCCCTCCGCCTGCCCGGTGGCCGCCGGCAGGATGTCGTCGCCGCCTGTGCTCACTGCGGTCCTCTCGTCGGCATCCCGCCCGGGTCGCCCCGACCGGGACGAGCGTCGTGGGCGGGTCCGGCGAGGGGCGGCCTGGCGGTGTCTTCCACGGGGCACTCCCCTGACCTGGCGGTCCGCGATCGGTGCGTTCACTGCGCTCGGCCCCCGAGCCTTCATTGAACTCCGGCCCGTCCGGCACCGCCCGTCGGGCGCGCGGCGCCGGGGCGCGGTGCGGGCGGCGGATCGTCCCGGCGCCGAGTCTGCGGCGCCGGGACACGAGGGCGCGCGGCGGGCTGCGGCGGGGGCGGGGCGCGGCCCCTCGGGGCCCGGACCGCGGCCCGTCGCTCCGACGGCCCAGCGGCCGGGTTCCCGGATGGCGCAACGCACCGAACTGGGCGGTAGTGGGAGACAGCGCGCCCAAAACGGCGCTGCGCGAATCGAATGCTGCGGACCTGCACAGAAGGTCCGCGAACGGAGTCCGCACCATGACATCCGACCCCTACACCACGAACCCGGCCGACCACGACGACGCCCGGGGGCCGTCCGGCACAGCGCCGGCGGCGGAACCCCCGTTCGCCTCCGGCGCCTTCCTCGCCCTGCCGCCCGCGTCCCCCGCCGGCACCGCGACCGCGGTGGCCGTCACAGAGAAGCCCGACGACCCGGAGAGGGCGGCGCTCCGTTCCGGGCGTACCGGGGGCAGAGACCACGGCGCCGGGACGCCGGCCGAGCCGGGTGGGCGGGTTCCGGAGACGGATGCGGCACCGTCCGGCGCCTCTCCGGCAGCCGGCGGCGGTGCCCACGACGGTGACGCGCCCGGCCACGCCGCCCACGACCGTGACGCGGACGACGGCGACGCCCACGACCGTGACGCGGACGACGGCGAACCCGTGCACACCCTCCTGCGGACGGCCGCGACCGAGCGTCCCCTGGAGGAGGTCGCCGCGCTGGTGACCCGGCTGCAGGAGTCGGGCGAGGTGTCCCGTCCCGCCGACGTGGCCCTGCGCGCCGCCGCGGTCGCCCGTCCGCTGGACGAGGTCCGCCGGCTGATGGCGCTGCTCAAGGAGTCGGGCCACGACCTCGACCAGGCGGACACCACGCTGCGGGCGGCCGCCGTCGGGCGCCCCGTCGACGACGTCGTCGAGCTCGTCTCCATCCTGGGCGCGGACAGCAGCGACTGGCGGTCCCCCGGCGGGACCGGCGGGACCGGCGGCACCGACGGCACCGACGGCGCCCACCGGGAGGCGGTGGCCGAGGCGGTGGCCGAGGCGGCCGCCGAGGAGGAGACGGGAAGCGGCGCGACGGGCGGCCGGCGGAGCCGGCAGAAGCGCCCGGGGAAGGCCGCGGCGTGGCGCTCCTCCACGCTGGACAGCGCGCTCGCGGCCGGTCCGGCCGGTCACAGCGTGTCGCCCGCGCTGCGGTCGGTGCTGCGCTGGCCCGCCGCTCTCGCCCTGTTCGCCTGCGGGGTGATCCACGTCCCCACCGATCTGGCCGGCCTGCGCTCCGGCGGCTACGCGGAGACCCTGTCGGTCGCCGTCACGCTGCTGTGCCTGGTGGGCGGCGTCTGGCTGGCGCTCCGGGACACGCTGGTGATGTGGGCGGCGGCCGCGGGCCTCGCGGTCGGCATCATCGCCCTGCACGCGCTCGCCGGCGCGGGGACCGCGGATCTGCTGAACAGCAGCCTCGGTGACTCGTTCACCTGGGCCAAGGCGCTGGCCGTGGTCAGCGCGGCGGCCGCGGCCGGACTGGCGGGGACGGTGCTGGTGCGGCGTACCAGCCGGGCGGGCGCGGCCAAGGGGGCCTGACCCCGCAGCGCCCGCCACGGTGCCCGGGACGGCCGTCGGCCGTCCCGGGCACCGGCGTGTCCGCCCCGTCCGCCCCGTCCGCCCGGTCCCGCGGAGCGAGGCGGGAACCGATCACCGGAAGGCCGAATTCCGGTCGTCTGCGCAGGTCGGGCCGGGTCTCCCGGAAGGGTTCCGGACGGCTCGTGTTGTTCCACGGCAGCTGGGTACGTGTCGGGCACAGCACGAACGTACTGAGGAGGTCCCTCCATGGAGCAAGGCAGCAACCGGGTGAGCCGCCGCAAGGACGACGAGATGAAGCACGAGGTCGCGGGCTACCTGCGGGCCCGGCAGCAGCACACCCGCATGGACATGGCCGGCGACCCCGAGCCCGGCGCCGACGACGCGGCGCCCGGGAGCCCGGGCGTTCCGCGCTCCCGGCCCGACGCCTGACCGGCCCGCCGCCCGACCGACGGGCAGCTGTCCGGCCCCGCGCCGCTGCCGCGGAGCTCAGGCCCTCGGTTCGCCGTACCAGCGCCACGCCGTGCGGTGCGGCACGCCGGGCAGTCCGCCCCGTCCCGTGGCCCAGAGCAGTACGGGCCACGGGTCCCCGTCGGCCGTCACGTCCGGGAAGAGCCTGCGCAGCACCCGGGCGCAGAGCCCGCCGGGCGGCGTCCACACCAGACCGAGGCCCTGGGCCACGTCGTGGCTGTGGACCAGGGTCTCGACGACGCCCATGGCGGCGAACCCCTCCGGGTCCGAGGCGCCGAAGACGTGGTGGCCGCGGACTTCGGGCGGGGTGGTGCGCACCATCGCGGCGAGCATCGCGCCGCAGCTCTCCACCACCTGGGCGAGCCCCTCCGCCCCGGCGCCGGCGTCGGCGAACACGGTGTTCGCGGGGCCGCCCGGCCGGCGGCTGCCGTAGTGGAAGGGGACTTCGCGGTCGGCCGGCCCGCGGCGCAGGCCGAGCTGGGCGGCGTACGCGAAGAGGTCGTCGGCCAGATGCTCGACCGTCTCCCGGCAGTCCCAGGTGAGGGCGCCCGCAGGGCTGTCCCAGGGGGCGTCGGCGGGGGCGGAGCGGATCAGGTCCGCGCAGAGGAGCACGGCGCGGTCCACGTCCGCGGCGGTGACGGGATCCGGCGGCGCGGCCGGGAGGGAGTGGGACGGCATCACGGGACCCTACCGCGCGCCGGCGGCGAGCCGGGGCGGGGGCCGGTGCGGTTCCCCGCACCGGCCCCCGCCCGTGGCGTCGTCCTGCCGGTGCGTCAGAGGACGGAGCAGGTCGTTCCGTTGAGCGTGAAGGCCGACGGTTCGGCGAACGCGCCGGTGTAGGCCCCCTGGAACCCGAAGGACTGTGTGGCCCCCGCTTGGATTCGCCTGTTGAAGTTGACGTTACGTGCCGTGACCGCTCCGGCCGAGGGGGTGAGTGCGGCGTTCCAGGCGCTGGTGACCGACTGGCCCGAGGGCAGGGTGAAGCCGAGGTTCCAGCCGTCGACCGGGGCGGTGCCGCTGTTGCGCACGGTCACCTCGGCGGTGAAGCCGCCCTGCCAGACGTTGGGGGTGTAGGTCACGGCGCAGGCCCCCGCCCCGGCGGGCGGCTCCTCCCCGCCCCCGCCGCCGTCGCCGTCCTCGACCGACGTGGAGAACGAGTGGACGGCGAGACCGGCGCCGCCCTGCCAGGGCTCGAAGCCGGCCTGGATGCTGGTCAGGTACCAGGCCGGGGCCGCCATGCCGCGGGCCACGGTCTGGTCGACGAAGTCCATCACGTCGAAGGACCAGCTCGGCAGGGCCGAGGGGGCGACGAAGGAGATGACGTCGTTGCCCCCGTTGTTGCCGGTCCACACCTCCCAGGTGCGGCCGCCGACGGTCGCGGTGTCCGTCCGCGAGCCGATGGGCTGGATCGGGCCGACGCGGTTGAACCAGATCATGATCTCGGTGCGGTTGACGCCGTCCTTCTTGGGCTGGGGGTCGAGCCAGATGTCGAAGGAGGCGTTGTAGACGGCGTTCTGGACGAATCCGTACGAGATGCTGGTGGGCACGGATCCGATGGTCGACAGCTGCTTGGGCAGCCGGGTGCCGGGCGAGCAGTTGGTGTAGTGGCAGCCGTCGAAGAGGGACGGGTAGGACTTGGGCGCCCCGTTGGTGGGGACCGAGCCGTCGGCGCGGGTCACCGTGAATCCGGTGTCCGTGGCGTTGACGCACTGGGTCTCGCCGGTGCCCCAGCGGTTGTTCTGGACGACGTAGCGGTTCTGGACGACGGTGCTGCCGTACTGTTCGCAGATCTGCACGTCTGCCTGTGCGGGCAGAGCCGCTGTCAGCAGGGCGGCGAGGGTGCCCAGCGTCAGCAGGACGGCCGTCCCGGCGGCTCGCAGTCGGTGCTTCATGGTGTCCCTTCAGCAGTGGGGGTATGCCTTGGGAGCGCTCCCATTCCGCTGACGGACTGTAGGAGTGAATCGACTCTCTGACAAGACACGGCGCATCGATTGGTGCGTGCGTTCAACCCTTGTCGGCACGGCGGGGTGCGCGCCCCGCGCCGTGCGCACCCCGCGGAACACCCGGTGGCGTGCGGTGTC
It encodes the following:
- a CDS encoding GH12 family glycosyl hydrolase domain-containing protein, which produces MKHRLRAAGTAVLLTLGTLAALLTAALPAQADVQICEQYGSTVVQNRYVVQNNRWGTGETQCVNATDTGFTVTRADGSVPTNGAPKSYPSLFDGCHYTNCSPGTRLPKQLSTIGSVPTSISYGFVQNAVYNASFDIWLDPQPKKDGVNRTEIMIWFNRVGPIQPIGSRTDTATVGGRTWEVWTGNNGGNDVISFVAPSALPSWSFDVMDFVDQTVARGMAAPAWYLTSIQAGFEPWQGGAGLAVHSFSTSVEDGDGGGGGEEPPAGAGACAVTYTPNVWQGGFTAEVTVRNSGTAPVDGWNLGFTLPSGQSVTSAWNAALTPSAGAVTARNVNFNRRIQAGATQSFGFQGAYTGAFAEPSAFTLNGTTCSVL
- a CDS encoding maleylpyruvate isomerase N-terminal domain-containing protein; this encodes MPSHSLPAAPPDPVTAADVDRAVLLCADLIRSAPADAPWDSPAGALTWDCRETVEHLADDLFAYAAQLGLRRGPADREVPFHYGSRRPGGPANTVFADAGAGAEGLAQVVESCGAMLAAMVRTTPPEVRGHHVFGASDPEGFAAMGVVETLVHSHDVAQGLGLVWTPPGGLCARVLRRLFPDVTADGDPWPVLLWATGRGGLPGVPHRTAWRWYGEPRA
- a CDS encoding SpoIIE family protein phosphatase, translated to MSTGGDDILPAATGQAEGCALLVVGADDTVLSCTAAAAALIGEPASALTGRTAGELFDDPAVWPRLRTREPETCPVSENAVLKGRQESVLCALLPVEGRGDARGLLRLVPAGTVARREQDEALMRALTSQSGIGLAIHDEELRVLRINPLPEDLQRLVDAGGDGSAIGRRLHELLVPHDAAVIETQLRRVAGTGVPLVDFVTPARLVQAPHSDRTISLSALRLTGEAGAVHGVAVTFTDVTEEERAQRRSALVATAASALGRSLETGRNAQVLADLLVPAFADLASVDITETVLVGEEPGEFAPGAPLRRVAAAASDGVWPAELYQQGEILRVRGYESERLRLGSAVIVADLDTLRPRIADDPDRVRLLLADRAASLMVVPLQARGQVLGAVGLWRAGDRAPFDALDASVAEDIASRAGLAIDNARRYTRERRTAESLQRSLLPRPVLKLTAAETAGIYVPGRTVAGTGGSWFDVITLSSARVAFVVGTVRGHGLGAAAAMGSLRTAVRTLSDLDPPPDELLTHLDDLVVRLAEDEPPGDSEGSVRGATCLYAVYDPVTAHCLVASAGHAPPLLAGASGGTDSVDVPAGPALGLGGAPFEPVELALGQGDLLAFTAGSLSARETDGTVRVAEHLRRASADGSRPVAEIGRTVLVPFLADPPDDDAALLLARLAVTPPESVASWEFPADGKVVAEARAQVADRLAAWGLEALAFTTELIVSELVTNAIRYAGGPVGVRLIRDRRLVVEVSDPSQTQPHLRRARLTDEGGRGLFLIAQLTHRWGSRYTAHGKTIWTEQQLPPADA